The sequence below is a genomic window from Coffea arabica cultivar ET-39 chromosome 8e, Coffea Arabica ET-39 HiFi, whole genome shotgun sequence.
CCTAGTCAATATTGATTCTTGCTATTGTTTATTTAGATGCAtgtttttggggcaccactgagttttagctcacctcacgtttatttgttttccttaacaggttctggaaattgaaagttttgaaacttactcatgttttccttttgggATGTATTTGGATACTATGACTACTTTTGTGGGCTGTAGTGCGTTAACTTGGATaatgtactttttattttggattgccacttgaagctggaaaatgtgtaaaactTAACTTGGATGCTTGGCTTGATTGTTGTATtttgttgtatgaatttttttcttAGTTCGGACGGTACGATTCTATTCCGCAGTTCGTAACgcgtgggattttttttttggagccgTCGATTGGCTACATTAAATTACTATTATCTCGGAAGTTAATGTGGTTCTAGTGACGGCCTTCTTCGGGagaattgttttgtaatagattaggttatttttcgaaaggatttgggttagaatgcttgcgtgagtcctggcgagagttggacaggcggcccgccaatcctttggttcgccttaggaggaaGTGGGGTCATCACATATACatcattacttttaattgtttttcttgAATTGAGTGGATTAAGATGCTTTAGTACTTTTTTGAGGTAATTATTCCTCTAAATTAGCATGCTAGTTGTTAGATGCATGCTTTAATACTTTCGTGATTGTAATCTCTATCGAGAAGGAGATGCTTTGCTATATGTCCTAAATCATAcaataaattataattaattgCTTGCTCAATGTGAAGGTCTCATGATGATATTTGTCCTTGTAATCAAATATAAATTCAAGAATTTGACTTGCAAGAACCGAAATTCCACTAGCAATGATTTCTTCAAGTATGCTAATTGTTCAAATCTCACTTATATGACAAGATAATGTGGTGGATTGCCCTCATATCAAGATCAAATTCAAACTAAATAACAAATTTTAATATCCCTAAAATGCATGAGCAAATATAAATAAGTCTTTTATTATATTAGGTTAGATGCAAAGTAGTTGATCGTATcttataattatgttttattgcatattatattttttaactcaATATGTATcttatgatttttatttaatattacataataaaattgtcatacttcaattagaaaatgccaaataataattattaaccaTCTTTAATTATAGGCACTAAACTCCCACGCGTTGGACGGGCTTTCCCCCTAGTAGTTCTACTAAAGTATAGTTAGATTAAGGCCTTGTGTACAATACCAATCTCTTCATTCACTTGTTAATGTGAATTTAAATGTATGACCTAGAGGAAAAATACCATAACTATATCAGGAAAAGTATTTCTTCACGTAAAGACATAATATGATATACTAGTCTCATGAATAACTCTTCTCGTGCTCTTTAATTAGATTAAACATGCCAAACTTGTCATTAGGATAGTTATATATGGTACCGCTGTGGGAAAGGTCAATACTCTAAGTTATACATATGTAGGCTCTACTTCGATAGATTTCTCTTTATATTATACTCCTCCTATATATTCTTGTCGAAATGAGTTTCAAATTATGAAAGTCCTTTTCTTTGTTCAGTTCGTTAAACAATTTTGGTGTTTATTCAATAACTTCTGGAAACAATCTtggtgaagaagagaaaaggaacGAACAAAATCTTGTAATTCTTATCTACTTTGTTTATTATAGGTCCATACCACAATAGTGTCTCAATTAACTATGTTTAGAtcgagattatttgaaatatttatttaaaataattaatgtaacactttttgtgatatgatttATGTGAGATAGGATAATAGTTAAGaatattaaaaataaagaagGTTAAAAAACGTGTTTATGATTCAAGTAAAAttatatttgaaataattattgtatcAAATGCTCAACATAAATTTACTATTCATTTGCTTTCCCTACATAGCAATCCTAAGTTGCATATTtcattcctctttttttttttttttttttttaaattttgaagttgCACATTTAAAATCTGTGCACACAAGCAATCTGTATGCAATCGAGCCCATAGAATATCTTCAGAAACCACGTATTGGTTCTAATCCCCTCTCTCAAAtattccaagatttcttcctgCTGACCGAAAAAAACATTCCAATCATGGCTCTGACACCCAACAAAAATGATCCATCACCTACCTATGTAGAAACCGTTGAAGAAATCATGAAATCCTACAAATCACTCCCGCCTAGACCCTCTATTGAAGAGGTTGAAGCAGCCATGTCTGTTGTCAAAACAGTTAACTATGAAGAGCAAGAAAGACttgaagagatttccaaggaagTTGCTCCGCAAGATGTTCCACCAGAACTCTTTTCTGTGCTACAAGAAGTGAGGAAATCCAAGGTTTTGTTCAGAAGCCATGAACAGATGAAAGAGGCAGTTCACTTAGTTGAACTCGACAAGATTTTTCAGACATTTGATGAGCTTATTCAGAGGGCTTCTGAGTTAGTTTCTGCGAAGACCTCTCCGGAAAAAGAGCTCAATCTTGGTGGCCCAGATGGTGAAATTGGGATAGAAGTGGTGATCAGCGATGATGAGAGTGTCCGTAGGAATGAAGAGCCAAAGATTGAGGATTCAAAAGGAATGTCCTTGAATGCTTCTTCTGAGCCTCCTTCAATTCCTTCAGGTCATAAGCAAATGCAAATTTCCTTTAGATTCACAAGTAAActtctattttttcaaaaaatattgctcaatttagaaaattttgcattttaatttcttggtaagagATTTTTGAAATAGGAATTGAATTGTTCATGCAGTTGGTTCTTATCATCTCGCTGTCAGTTTTGATCAGTCTTTTTGTTCAAGCATGATGGCTATAAAAGCCGTGCAAGAATTTGCTTCAGTTATTGAGTGAAATGTCAAGTTCCGACAAGTTCACTAGTGTTGACTTCTTTGCCAGCCTTAACGAAGAAACTTGACAGTAAGAACATGATGGGATGCAGATTCTTATCATGCATTCTTTTAGGAGCCAAATAGCCAATGGGTTCAAacgaatttttttcaaaaaccagaTCACGATGAAATCTCTTTAGTTTGATAAttgaatttctttgtttttcctgAAATATTGTTGGATTTACCCCAAAATTATGCATTGTTTCTTGGGAGAAATTTTTTGGAGTCCCAAAAACTATTGAATTGGTCAGTTAACTTGGTTCTTATCATCCCGGAATCTGTCAGCATCATATTTCTTGTCTCCTTGGATAATAGATGTAGAAACCGTACAAAATTTGAGAAACATgtcaaaaatttttattaattgcacAAGTCACTTCATTTTGTTCCTTTTCTGTTGCCTGTTTGCAAATCCTGTATTGCCGTCCGGACACCTTTAACTTGAGTGCACACTTTCATCATGTACTATAGAAAATAGGCATTTCAATGGAGTCAAAATTGGCCTTATTCAATCGTACCTCACTCAAAGATAGAGGCGCAGGGATTAGTTATatgtttttggagaatttggaTTTTGTGAAAaggctttaattttttttttggcttgcaGCTGCAAAGTATGAAGAGTCTAAGCAACTAAGTCTAATGAGAGTGGCTGCCATAATTGAAAGTTCTGCTAAAGCTGAAGCAGAGTTCCTTGATCTCCAGGGTAAATTGATGGACAAGATTGAGTGGCTTCCATTGTCACTTGGAAAATTATCGCATATCATTGAGCTAAATATAGCAGACAATAATCTCATGGTTCTTCCCTCTACTATTGGTAGCCTCAAGTCATTGAGAAAGCTTGATGTCCACTCCAACCAACTATTTAACCTTCCTGATTCATTTGGTGAACTGCTTGGCCTAACTGATCTGGACCTGCATGCAAACAGGTTGAGGTCACTGCCAGCTTCATTTAAGAACTTAAAGGACCTGATCAGTCTTGATTTAAGTTCAAATCGGTTTGCTCATTTGCCAGATGCAATTGGGAATCTGACTTCTTTGAAGAAGCTTAGTGTGCAATTAAACGAGCTTGAAGAGCTTCCTTATACAATTGGATCATGTCTGTTGCTTGTAGAGCTAAGATTAGACTTCAATCAGCTCAAAGCTCTTCCTCTTTCAATCAGTAAGCTCCAGTACTTGGAGATTCTTACTTTGCACTATAATAGAATCAAAGTACTGCCTACCATGGGGAATCTTTTACATCTGAAAGAACTTGATGTCAGCTTCAATGAACTTGAGAGTATACCTGAAAGCCTATGTCACGCAGTTAGCCTGAAAAAATTGAATGTTGGGAAGAATTTTTCAGACCTGCGAGCTTTGCCAAAATCAATTGGAAATCTTGAACTGCTTGAAGAGCTGGATATCAGTGACAATCAAATATTTGTGTTGCCCGATTCTTTCAGATTCCTCGCAAATTTAAAAGTTTTCCACGCTGACCAGACACCTCTAGAATTGCCACCAACGGAAATAGCAAAGCTTGGCGCCGAGGTATTCTTTGTTTAGTCTGTTGCATTTAAGCCCTATTGCCTATTGCATGTTTGATCTTCACTTGTTTACATTATGCTTGATTAGGCCGTTGTCAATTTCATGGCTGAATTTGTTACTACAAGGGATATGAGACCTCAAAGGCCAGTGAAGCAGAGAGGATTTTGTCTCCAGTTCTTTGTCAATTGCTTTCGGGTCGAGACAGCATGAAATCATCAATACAAGAAAGAATTGAAGTGTATTCATTTGCTGATATGTATATAGCCTTCCCCTCAGACATATACACACCACCTTCAGTGCAAGAAAGAATTTATAAGCTTAGTCATTTGCTTATATGTATATAGTCTCCTTCTCACACATATACACACCACCATCAACAGAAATGAAAATTGCAAGTGAATCAATATCTATAGATAGATGCAAGAGGGGTTGGTTGAGTTTGTTCATTGTTGTGTGTATTTGCAAGCTAATGTGCAAAAGTCGAGTTTCTGCTTTCACTTGATTGAAGAGAGGCAAGAAAGAAAGGCCACCTCATTTGTTCCATCATCATAGCATCTGTGGATCCTTAAATGCACTTTTGATTACTAAAATGACGTGTTTCAATCATACAGAACAAGTATTGGCTGCATGAATCTGTCATGCTGAATCAAGATTATTCCATAAACTATCAACCCTTTGTGGCAGATAAATGTTTAAGTATGGGCGTTTTAGCTATTGGAAATCATCAAGAATGTAAGTTGAGCATCAATGCTTACAGAGCTTGGCAGCTGAAGTAGTGCTGGTATTGCTGCTGGGAATATTAACATGTCTCTACATTGATGGGGCGTTGGTATTCGTAGAGGCAAAGAAGGGCAGAAAATTTGGCCTGGTTTCAGCCATTCTTTCAAAAAAATGGTTTTTGGAATCTGCTGTCAGCATTATGGATAGACATTGTTTCCATTTGATGAAATGTTTCATGCTAGTGATATTTCACCAAATCCAACAATTAAGAAATGCAAAGAGTACCAACTGGGGTTGGGCCAAGTGGTAAGCAGCTTGGTTCCGCTTAAGCAGGTCTCGGGTTCGAAACCTGGTGTATGCAACTATCCTTGTTGGGAGACTCACCCACCACAGCCAGGTGTGCGACCCGGGTCGACCAACGGATTAGTCAGGGTAAAGTCCTGGATACCGTGGcaggcaaccaaaaaaaaaaaagaaatgcaaagagTTGGACTAAACAACATTATCTGAATGGTGAATCTTCTCCTTCCCGGT
It includes:
- the LOC113703169 gene encoding uncharacterized protein, coding for MALTPNKNDPSPTYVETVEEIMKSYKSLPPRPSIEEVEAAMSVVKTVNYEEQERLEEISKEVAPQDVPPELFSVLQEVRKSKVLFRSHEQMKEAVHLVELDKIFQTFDELIQRASELVSAKTSPEKELNLGGPDGEIGIEVVISDDESVRRNEEPKIEDSKGMSLNASSEPPSIPSAAKYEESKQLSLMRVAAIIESSAKAEAEFLDLQGKLMDKIEWLPLSLGKLSHIIELNIADNNLMVLPSTIGSLKSLRKLDVHSNQLFNLPDSFGELLGLTDLDLHANRLRSLPASFKNLKDLISLDLSSNRFAHLPDAIGNLTSLKKLSVQLNELEELPYTIGSCLLLVELRLDFNQLKALPLSISKLQYLEILTLHYNRIKVLPTMGNLLHLKELDVSFNELESIPESLCHAVSLKKLNVGKNFSDLRALPKSIGNLELLEELDISDNQIFVLPDSFRFLANLKVFHADQTPLELPPTEIAKLGAEAVVNFMAEFVTTRDMRPQRPVKQRGFCLQFFVNCFRVETA